From the Syngnathoides biaculeatus isolate LvHL_M chromosome 10, ASM1980259v1, whole genome shotgun sequence genome, one window contains:
- the rad18 gene encoding E3 ubiquitin-protein ligase RAD18 isoform X2 — MALQHETHLPPSLTSLKNVDALLRCPICFDYLNTTMMTKCSHNFCSLCVRKFFSYKLQCPVCNAQATEQDLQNNRLLDELVINFQAARQQLSKTHFDSPPISPKNPASVKFKATRDKGQKCSSSDVSHFFQKRPRKSPGKVDQTGSTRYASDTDLHLSIVKEEPMDVGEASYQDVSLKPVDTELHRPNTEEEMPHSSSSPLKDVKPVIKVECPVCSIRVSQPFINKHLDMCLTSGEKKESLRSSLGKARRPMGKLVYNLLSQAELKRRLKEQNLSVKGTRDQLIKRHQEFVHLYNAQCDSLNPKPAEEIVKEVEANEKIKNQLQSKAKPVMVFSKNHSEKEIDAVHSLYRKQHSSDFSRLVAQVRGRLDTTRKTLIIEDVAGGEDAEQTASAAQSSDSRNSLDIKFEGEEENETSVRGIILSNSPTYSDVSVSSSISDIFAPDPLQTDVTERTSVEKWSSCSQKSFAASSSALGKRHRKT, encoded by the exons ATGGCCTTGCAACATGAAACACACCTCCCGCCGTCGCTGACGAGTTTGAAA AATGTTGATGCCCTGTTGCGGTGTCCCATATGTTTTGACTATCTCAACACTACAATGATGACCAAATGCTCTCACAATT TTTGCTCCTTGTGCGTCCGgaaatttttttcttacaagCTTCAATGTCCAGTTTGCAATGCA CAAGCCACAGAACAAGATCTGCAAAACAACCGTTTACTGGATGAGTTGGTTATAAACTTTCAAGCTGCAAG ACAGCAAttgtcaaaaacacattttgactcTCCACCAATATCCCCAAAGAACCCAGCATCAGTCAAATTTAAAGCAACCAGAGACAAAGGCCAGAAGTGCAGCAGCTCTGATGTGAGtcactttttccagaagaggcccAGAAAATCTCCTGGCAAAGTGGATCAGACTGGATCGACACGCTATGCGAGTGACACTGACCTGCACTTGAGCATTGTAAAGGAAGAGCCTATGGATGTGGGGGAAGCATCCTACCAGGATGTGTCATTGAAGCCAGTGGATACAGAATTACACAGACCGAACACAGAGGAAGAGATGCCACATTCTTCTTCATCCCCGCTAAAAGACGTGAAGCCTGTAATCAAAG TGGAGTGCCCCGTGTGCAGCATACGTGTTTCTCAGCCCTTCATCAACAAACATCTGGACATGTGTCTCACAAGCGGGGAGAAGAAGGAAAGCTTAAGGAG CTCCCTTGGCAAGGCAAGGCGCCCAATGGGGAAACTGGTGTACAACCTGCTTTCCCAGGCAGAGCTGAAGAGAAGGCTCAAGGAACAAAATCTTTCAGTGAAAGGCACCCGGGATCAGCTGATTAAAAGGCACCAGGAGTTTGTGCATTTGTATAATGCGCAATGTGACTCTCTCAACCCAAAACCAG CTGAAGAGATTGTTAAAGAGGTGGAAGCCAATGAGAAGATCAAAAATCAGCTACAGAGCAAAGCTAAACCT GTTATGGTTTTCTCAAAGAATCACTCTGAGAAGGAGATTGATGCGGTTCACTCATTGTACA GAAAGCAGCACAGCAGCGACTTCTCTCGACTAGTTGCCCAGGTTCGTGGTCGCCTAGATACAACCAGGAAGACTCTGATAATAGAGGATGTGGCTGGGGGCGAGGATGCAGAACAAACGGCCTCGGCAG CTCAAAGTTCAGATTCAAGAAATTCCTTGGATATCAAGTTTGAAGGAGAGGAAGAAAATGAGACTTCTGTGAGAGGCATTATTTTGTCAAACAGCCCCACGTACAGTGACGTGTCTGTCAGTAG TTCTATTTCGGACATCTTTGCACCAGATCCTTTGCAAACTGA TGTCACAGAGAGGACGTCTGTCGAAAAGTGGTCGTCTTGCTCCCAGAAATCCTTCGCCGCGTCTTCGTCCGCTTTGGGGAAACGGCACCGTAAAACATGA
- the rad18 gene encoding E3 ubiquitin-protein ligase RAD18 isoform X1, giving the protein MALQHETHLPPSLTSLKNVDALLRCPICFDYLNTTMMTKCSHNFCSLCVRKFFSYKLQCPVCNAQATEQDLQNNRLLDELVINFQAARQQLSKTHFDSPPISPKNPASVKFKATRDKGQKCSSSDVSHFFQKRPRKSPGKVDQTGSTRYASDTDLHLSIVKEEPMDVGEASYQDVSLKPVDTELHRPNTEEEMPHSSSSPLKDVKPVIKVECPVCSIRVSQPFINKHLDMCLTSGEKKESLRRCAGANPSCHWPGGRVHPELVASQSQGTLGQTTVTPTVTPRVNLECCSLGKARRPMGKLVYNLLSQAELKRRLKEQNLSVKGTRDQLIKRHQEFVHLYNAQCDSLNPKPAEEIVKEVEANEKIKNQLQSKAKPVMVFSKNHSEKEIDAVHSLYRKQHSSDFSRLVAQVRGRLDTTRKTLIIEDVAGGEDAEQTASAAQSSDSRNSLDIKFEGEEENETSVRGIILSNSPTYSDVSVSSSISDIFAPDPLQTDVTERTSVEKWSSCSQKSFAASSSALGKRHRKT; this is encoded by the exons ATGGCCTTGCAACATGAAACACACCTCCCGCCGTCGCTGACGAGTTTGAAA AATGTTGATGCCCTGTTGCGGTGTCCCATATGTTTTGACTATCTCAACACTACAATGATGACCAAATGCTCTCACAATT TTTGCTCCTTGTGCGTCCGgaaatttttttcttacaagCTTCAATGTCCAGTTTGCAATGCA CAAGCCACAGAACAAGATCTGCAAAACAACCGTTTACTGGATGAGTTGGTTATAAACTTTCAAGCTGCAAG ACAGCAAttgtcaaaaacacattttgactcTCCACCAATATCCCCAAAGAACCCAGCATCAGTCAAATTTAAAGCAACCAGAGACAAAGGCCAGAAGTGCAGCAGCTCTGATGTGAGtcactttttccagaagaggcccAGAAAATCTCCTGGCAAAGTGGATCAGACTGGATCGACACGCTATGCGAGTGACACTGACCTGCACTTGAGCATTGTAAAGGAAGAGCCTATGGATGTGGGGGAAGCATCCTACCAGGATGTGTCATTGAAGCCAGTGGATACAGAATTACACAGACCGAACACAGAGGAAGAGATGCCACATTCTTCTTCATCCCCGCTAAAAGACGTGAAGCCTGTAATCAAAG TGGAGTGCCCCGTGTGCAGCATACGTGTTTCTCAGCCCTTCATCAACAAACATCTGGACATGTGTCTCACAAGCGGGGAGAAGAAGGAAAGCTTAAGGAG gtgtgctggagccaatcccagctgtcattggccaggaggcagggtacaccctgaactggttgccagccaatcccagggcacattgggacagacaacagtcacacccaccgtcacacctagggtcaatttagagtgttg CTCCCTTGGCAAGGCAAGGCGCCCAATGGGGAAACTGGTGTACAACCTGCTTTCCCAGGCAGAGCTGAAGAGAAGGCTCAAGGAACAAAATCTTTCAGTGAAAGGCACCCGGGATCAGCTGATTAAAAGGCACCAGGAGTTTGTGCATTTGTATAATGCGCAATGTGACTCTCTCAACCCAAAACCAG CTGAAGAGATTGTTAAAGAGGTGGAAGCCAATGAGAAGATCAAAAATCAGCTACAGAGCAAAGCTAAACCT GTTATGGTTTTCTCAAAGAATCACTCTGAGAAGGAGATTGATGCGGTTCACTCATTGTACA GAAAGCAGCACAGCAGCGACTTCTCTCGACTAGTTGCCCAGGTTCGTGGTCGCCTAGATACAACCAGGAAGACTCTGATAATAGAGGATGTGGCTGGGGGCGAGGATGCAGAACAAACGGCCTCGGCAG CTCAAAGTTCAGATTCAAGAAATTCCTTGGATATCAAGTTTGAAGGAGAGGAAGAAAATGAGACTTCTGTGAGAGGCATTATTTTGTCAAACAGCCCCACGTACAGTGACGTGTCTGTCAGTAG TTCTATTTCGGACATCTTTGCACCAGATCCTTTGCAAACTGA TGTCACAGAGAGGACGTCTGTCGAAAAGTGGTCGTCTTGCTCCCAGAAATCCTTCGCCGCGTCTTCGTCCGCTTTGGGGAAACGGCACCGTAAAACATGA